A stretch of the Acanthochromis polyacanthus isolate Apoly-LR-REF ecotype Palm Island chromosome 22, KAUST_Apoly_ChrSc, whole genome shotgun sequence genome encodes the following:
- the gk gene encoding glycerol kinase isoform X2 has translation MNGTMAASSHRIMLGPLVAAIDQGTSSTRFLVFNSKTAELLSHHQVEIKQSFPKEGWVEEDPKEILQSVYECMERTCEKLTQLNIDISNIKAIGVTNQRETTLVWDKETGEPLYNAIVWLDLRTQSTVENLINKTPGRNKNHLKHKTGLPISTYFSAVKLRWLMDNVKEVHEAVVSHRAMFGTVDSWLIWCLTGGKSGGVHCTDVTNASRTMLFNIHTMDWDTELCKYFGIPMEILPRVRSSSEIYGLMKSGALSGIPISGCLGDQSAALVGQMCFQDGQAKNTYGTGCFLLRNTGAKPVMSEHGLLTTVAYKLGRDKPACYALEGSVAIAGAVVRWLQDNLGIIGSSEELEKLAASVGTSYGCYFVPAFSGLYAPYWEPSARGIICGLTQFTNKRHLAFAALEAVCFQTREILDAMNQDSGIPLTQLQVDGGMTSNKLLMQLQADILCIPVVKPSMPETTALGAAMAAGAAEGVSVWSLNPDDLSEVTSEKFEPQINPEESEFRYARWKRAVQKSMNWETTEPVGNGNGEPSIFSSVPLGFYIMGSMVMLIGAKYLAGHN, from the exons GTGTTTAACTCCAAAACTGCAGAGCTCCTCAGCCACCATCAAGTGGAGATCAAACAGAGCTTCCCAAAAGAAGG ATGGGTTGAGGAAGATCCCAAAGAAATTCTGCAGTCGGTGTACGAGTGTATGGAGCGGACCTGTGAGAAACTGACACAGCTCAACATCGACATCTCAAACATTAAAG CTATTGGCGTGACCAACCAAAGAGAAACCACGCTTGTTTGGGACAAAGAGACCGGGGAGCCCCTCTACAACGCAATTG TGTGGCTGGACCTTCGCACTCAGTCAACAGTTGAAAATCTTATTAATAAAACTCCAGGAAGGAATAAGAACCACTTGAAG cataaaacaggactcCCCATCAGCACGTACTTCAGCGCCGTGAAGCTTCGCTGGTTGATGGACAATGTAAAAGAAGTCCATGAAGCCGTCGTGTCTCACCGCGCCATGTTTGGTACCGTGGACTCCTGGCTCATCTGG TGTTTGACAGGAGGCAAGTCAGGTGGAGTCCACTGCACTGATGTGACCAACGCCAGCAGAACCATGCTGTTTAATATTCACACAATGGACTGGGACACAGAACTTTGCAA atatttTGGTATTCCAATGGAGATCCTTCCCCGGGTGAGGAGTTCTTCAGAAATTTATGGCCTCATG AAATCAGGGGCTCTTTCAGGTATTCCCATTTCAGGG TGTCTTGGGGATCAGTCGGCAGCGCTTGTCGGACAGATGTGCTTCCAAGACGGCCAGGCTAAAAACAC gtATGGCACTGGCTGCTTTCTGTTGAGAAACACTGGAGCCAAG CCTGTAATGTCTGAACACGGTCTTCTGACTACTGTGGCGTACAAACTTGGTCGGGACAAACCAGCCTGTTATGCACTGGAG GGTTCTGTGGCCATTGCAGGAGCTGTGGTTCGTTGGCTGCAGGACAATCTTGGAATCATCGGATCATCTGAAGAGCTTG agAAGCTGGCTGCATCAGTCGGTACATCCTACGGTTGTTATTTTGTTCCTGCTTTTTCGGGTCTTTATGCACCTTATTGGGAGCCCAGCGCAAGAGG gATCATTTGCGGATTAACTCAGTTTACTAATAAGCGCCATCTCGCGTTTGCTGCACTGGAAGCTGTCTGCTTCCAGACTCGAGAG ATACTGGACGCTATGAATCAGGACAGCGGCATCCCACTGACTCAGCTCCAGGTAGATGGAGGAATGACGTCCAACAAGCTGCTGATGCAGCTTCAGGCCGACATCCTCTGTATCCCTGTTG TGAAGCCGTCCATGCCAGAGACCACAGCTTTGGGGGCAGCGATGGCAGCGGGAGCAGCAGAGGGCGTCAGTGTGTGGAGCCTGAACCCAGACGACCTGAGCGAAGTCACATCGGAGAAGTTCGAGCCTCAGATCAACCCTGAAG AGAGTGAGTTTCGGTACGCACGCTGGAAGAGGGCGGTGCAGAAATCCATGAACTGGGAAACAACGGAGCCTGTTGGTAACGGAAACG GTGAACCGAGCATCTTCAGCAGCGTCCCCCTGGGCTTTTACATCATGGGCAGCATGGTGATGCTGATTGGTGCGAAATACCTTGCAG GCCACAACTAG
- the nfkbiz gene encoding NF-kappa-B inhibitor zeta, producing MLDPRGNEGRRSSVLSAGNQDYKGFLMTDQKLPDYAQAVSTKNTVKELLLMKRQAMANEQKWNCSQDNNLEPELIYPKVEPFTCNVSPHLFNPPAPPNPNPTIEFPPAPPQTVEKTPQQTLFPMQYPALQGQPAPTAGVKINLFQWQIQRETQKVGGFSAEQLNTQDADGDTFLHIAVAQGKRALAYVLAAKMAGCGVLDVKEHNGQTALQIAATIDHRLIVQDLLSHGAQINTRDLWGRSPLHVCAEKGHVLSLQSIWRHFAAGGQQVDVEMFNYDGLTALHAAVLSHNAAVKETRKAEDSCSYMVAERVQRRQMLVECIKILLHMGASYGTKDLKSGRTCLHMASEEGNVELLSIFLDQPISLSTVNVKTFSGNTALHIVSSLQNNPTQAEAVKLLMRKGADPGIRNLENELPCQLVSEGLLGEKVRKILKGKLFHA from the exons ATGCTGGATCCAAGAGGGAACGAGGGCAGACGAAGCAGCGTTTTGTCAGCTGGGAACCAGGATTATAAAG GCTTTCTGATGACTGATCAGAAACTGCCAGATTACGCCCAAGCTGTGTCCACCAAGAACACCGTGAAAGAACTTCTGCTGATGAAACGCCAAGCGATGGCAAATGAACAG AAATGGAACTGTTCACAAGACAACAACTTGGAGCCCGAATTGATATATCCAAAAGTTGAACCTTTCACCTGCAACGTGAGTCCTCATctgttcaaccctccagcaccgCCAAACCCAAATCCCACCATCGAGTttcctcctgcacctcctcaaaCTGTTGAAAAGACTCCACAACAAACACTCTTCCCAATGCAATATCCAGCTCTGCAGGGACAACCGGCTCCGACTGCTGGAGTCAAAATCAATTTATTTCAGTGGCAGATTCAGCGTGAAACCCAGAAAGTTGGAGGATTTTCTGCTGAGCAGCTGAACACTCAAGATGCAGATGGTGACAC GTTTCTTCACATAGCGGTGGCTCAAGGCAAACGGGCTCTCGCTTATGTGCTTGCTGCAAAGATGGCTGGATGTGGCGTCCTGGATGTCAAAGAACACAACGGGCAG ACAGCTCTGCAGATCGCTGCTACCATCGATCACCGCCTAATCGTCCAGGACCTGCTTTCACACGGAGCCCAGATCAACACCAGAGACCTGTGGGGTCGATCTCCGTTACACGTGTGCGCTGAAAAGGGCCACGTCTTGAGTCTTCAG AGCATCTGGAGGCACTTTGCAGCCGGCGGGCAGCAAGTAGATGTCGAAATGTTCAACTACGATG GTTTGACAGCACTTCATGCGGCCGTCCTGTCCCACAACGCCGCTGTTAAAGAGACGAGGAAAGCGGAAGATTCGTGTTCGTACATGGTGGCGGAGAGAGTGCAGAGGAGGCAGATGTTGGTGGAATGTATTAAGATTCTGCTGCACATGGGCGCCTCCTATGGGACAAAG gATCTGAAAAGTGGACGGACTTGTCTTCACATGGCTTCCGAGGAGGGAAACGTGGAGCTGTTGAGCATTTTCCTTGATCAGCCAATATCGCTGTCGACTGTAAATGTCAAG ACGTTCAGTGGAAACACGGCCCTGCACATCGTCAGCTCTCTGCAAAACAACCCGACTCAAGCTGAAGCAGTGAAGCTGCTGATGAGGAAAGGAGCCGATCCAGGGATCAGGAACTTGGAAAACGAGCTGCCGTGTCAGCTGGTGTCTGAAGGACTCCTTGGTGAAAAG GTGCGGAAGATCCTCAAAGGGAAACTCTTTCATGCTTAA
- the gk gene encoding glycerol kinase isoform X1 gives MNGTMAASSHRIMLGPLVAAIDQGTSSTRFLVFNSKTAELLSHHQVEIKQSFPKEGWVEEDPKEILQSVYECMERTCEKLTQLNIDISNIKAIGVTNQRETTLVWDKETGEPLYNAIVWLDLRTQSTVENLINKTPGRNKNHLKHKTGLPISTYFSAVKLRWLMDNVKEVHEAVVSHRAMFGTVDSWLIWCLTGGKSGGVHCTDVTNASRTMLFNIHTMDWDTELCKYFGIPMEILPRVRSSSEIYGLMKICSSRKSGALSGIPISGCLGDQSAALVGQMCFQDGQAKNTYGTGCFLLRNTGAKPVMSEHGLLTTVAYKLGRDKPACYALEGSVAIAGAVVRWLQDNLGIIGSSEELEKLAASVGTSYGCYFVPAFSGLYAPYWEPSARGIICGLTQFTNKRHLAFAALEAVCFQTREILDAMNQDSGIPLTQLQVDGGMTSNKLLMQLQADILCIPVVKPSMPETTALGAAMAAGAAEGVSVWSLNPDDLSEVTSEKFEPQINPEESEFRYARWKRAVQKSMNWETTEPVGNGNGEPSIFSSVPLGFYIMGSMVMLIGAKYLAGHN, from the exons GTGTTTAACTCCAAAACTGCAGAGCTCCTCAGCCACCATCAAGTGGAGATCAAACAGAGCTTCCCAAAAGAAGG ATGGGTTGAGGAAGATCCCAAAGAAATTCTGCAGTCGGTGTACGAGTGTATGGAGCGGACCTGTGAGAAACTGACACAGCTCAACATCGACATCTCAAACATTAAAG CTATTGGCGTGACCAACCAAAGAGAAACCACGCTTGTTTGGGACAAAGAGACCGGGGAGCCCCTCTACAACGCAATTG TGTGGCTGGACCTTCGCACTCAGTCAACAGTTGAAAATCTTATTAATAAAACTCCAGGAAGGAATAAGAACCACTTGAAG cataaaacaggactcCCCATCAGCACGTACTTCAGCGCCGTGAAGCTTCGCTGGTTGATGGACAATGTAAAAGAAGTCCATGAAGCCGTCGTGTCTCACCGCGCCATGTTTGGTACCGTGGACTCCTGGCTCATCTGG TGTTTGACAGGAGGCAAGTCAGGTGGAGTCCACTGCACTGATGTGACCAACGCCAGCAGAACCATGCTGTTTAATATTCACACAATGGACTGGGACACAGAACTTTGCAA atatttTGGTATTCCAATGGAGATCCTTCCCCGGGTGAGGAGTTCTTCAGAAATTTATGGCCTCATG AAAATATGTTCTAGCCGG AAATCAGGGGCTCTTTCAGGTATTCCCATTTCAGGG TGTCTTGGGGATCAGTCGGCAGCGCTTGTCGGACAGATGTGCTTCCAAGACGGCCAGGCTAAAAACAC gtATGGCACTGGCTGCTTTCTGTTGAGAAACACTGGAGCCAAG CCTGTAATGTCTGAACACGGTCTTCTGACTACTGTGGCGTACAAACTTGGTCGGGACAAACCAGCCTGTTATGCACTGGAG GGTTCTGTGGCCATTGCAGGAGCTGTGGTTCGTTGGCTGCAGGACAATCTTGGAATCATCGGATCATCTGAAGAGCTTG agAAGCTGGCTGCATCAGTCGGTACATCCTACGGTTGTTATTTTGTTCCTGCTTTTTCGGGTCTTTATGCACCTTATTGGGAGCCCAGCGCAAGAGG gATCATTTGCGGATTAACTCAGTTTACTAATAAGCGCCATCTCGCGTTTGCTGCACTGGAAGCTGTCTGCTTCCAGACTCGAGAG ATACTGGACGCTATGAATCAGGACAGCGGCATCCCACTGACTCAGCTCCAGGTAGATGGAGGAATGACGTCCAACAAGCTGCTGATGCAGCTTCAGGCCGACATCCTCTGTATCCCTGTTG TGAAGCCGTCCATGCCAGAGACCACAGCTTTGGGGGCAGCGATGGCAGCGGGAGCAGCAGAGGGCGTCAGTGTGTGGAGCCTGAACCCAGACGACCTGAGCGAAGTCACATCGGAGAAGTTCGAGCCTCAGATCAACCCTGAAG AGAGTGAGTTTCGGTACGCACGCTGGAAGAGGGCGGTGCAGAAATCCATGAACTGGGAAACAACGGAGCCTGTTGGTAACGGAAACG GTGAACCGAGCATCTTCAGCAGCGTCCCCCTGGGCTTTTACATCATGGGCAGCATGGTGATGCTGATTGGTGCGAAATACCTTGCAG GCCACAACTAG